The DNA window tggtatacctatgcaatgaaatattattcagccattaaaaggcaTGAAGccctgatacatgttacaacatatATGACCCTTATGCTAAGTAAAAAGAACCATATGCAAAATACCACatataatatgattccatttgtataaaatgtttaggataggcaaatctatagagacagaaagtagagtagagATTGCTGGGGGAAGAGGAGATGACTGCTAATGTTTATGGGGTTTCTTTTCATGCTtatgaaatgttctggaattagatagtggtgatggctgcccaattctgtgaatatgctaaaatccattgaatcaacattttaaaatagtaaatattgtaGTATGCGAATTATCTCTTAACTAAAAAAATCAGATCCAACCATGAATACAGACTTGAAAGAGGTTCATAATATACTCTTGCAGAAAAATAAGTTGCAGAATAATTTAAAGATAGATAtcagatatctatctatctatctttctgtctacatatctatcatctatctatcatgtctctctctctcgctaagtgatgtgtgtttgtgtgtgcatgtgtatatatttataatcagtCTAACCATAAATAGTGGAAATTCAAGGATAAGAAAGTTGAGGAAGAGAGGACATTTTaggatctattttatatattggtaCTTTTTATTATCCTGAGGATCATATGTTATttatatagttttacatttatttttaaataacaatatattttaagtaaaaaaaaaaatactaagtaaaCCACTAAGAATCCTGCTGTTGGAACAGAGAGCAAAGGATATTTTTCCACTgcaactaaataataaaaatttgtttaatagaAATGGTGGCTCAGATTCCCCATCCCCCTCCTGCTGACAACCTGCCTTCGCTTCCTGCCTTCAGGTGTGTGAGAGGAGCATGTTTCTTTCCAATAAATAccaatacatcaaaaaaaaagagaaaaagatgggtggtattttaaaatgaagaattgtgttacgggttgaattgtgtccctctaaaattcatatgttgaagtatTAACCactggtacctcagaatgtgactgtatttgagaATAGGGTTTTTAAAGAGCCAATGAAGTTAAAATTAAGTCATTAGAATGGTCATTAGAGATGACTGACACctctataagaagaggaaatttttctttaaaggaggaaatttgaacacagaattATAGAGACAAGATGATATGAAGACATAAGCAGAAGATAGCCAAAAACAAGTCAAGGAGAAAGGCCacagaagaaaccagccctgctgacatttTGAATTAGATTTCTAGCTTTcagactgtgaaaaaataaatgtctgttgtttaactAGCCaggtctatggtactttgttatggcagccttagcaaactaatacaggacATGTGGTATAAATATGTTTTGCATATTTAGGAACTCTGAGTAGAATGAGATGGCTGGAGAGGCAGATGTGAGAAGAGAGAGATTTGAGGACAGCTCATGGAGGACCTTATGGCCATCCCTAAATGCTTACTTTTGTTGGTTGTAAATTGTGAACTTTTGAAGTTTTGAGGAAGAGAGGAATTTGATCTGATATTTTCTTAGGTTGAGATCCATGAGCATGGTCAATTTAGTAGTGGAGAGACTAATAGGAACAGAGATTTTAGGAGCAGTTTAGTGACCTAGGAAGATCAATTACTACCAAATAATTATGATACTTGACTGTTTGTCTTTCTACTATACTTAATACTGTACAAAATAGTCTcatctttatctcatttaaatgaAGACATAGAACAATATAGGAGAAGGCACCaatctccttattttacagatgagtagtCTGGGGCCCAAAGTAAGAAAGTAATTTACTCTTAGTAATTTTCTAGGTCACAGAGTAACGTCATGACATAAAATGTGCCCTCCTTCCTTGCAAATTTTTCCTTTGGATGGCCCCAGGCAGTGTGGGAAGTGAGGGAGAGGCAATAGTGCTGGTTGATTTATGAGGTTATCCACAGAATTGACTTCTATGTCACTACATGGGGAGAGGGTCATGGTGTCCAGGGGTGTGTGTGACAAGGTATGGGAAATAGTTTTCACCATTGTTGGGGCAATGCTAGTGCCTTAGTCATAGCAGGAAGCAGCAGGGACAGTGGCACTGGACATACCCATGGAGTGAAAATTCAAATGAGCTCTAGGAAATGGGTAAGAGAGTGGATTCTCTGTCATGTACCTGCAGTgtgataataaaattttatgtaatctcTGCTATATTCAGTGTTTACAAATGTAGTAGTGGGCTGAAAGTCCTGACTTAGCttatctcaaaaattttaaagaaattgaatacacacaaagacacacatacagaaatatattcctctatatatgtatataaagggGGTTTGGGGGATTCATGATtagtattttatttgaaatttgagaatatttatcatattatcaAGCAGTGGATATTTGAGTGGAATTGATTTgaatttaaagatgaaataagGACAATTAGTATCGCTACAAAATTGAGACATCCTGTCCTTGTAGAAAGTATCCCTATGATTATTCGTTTTATTCTGTATCCCTCGGAAAAGTTTCTTTACAGCTTCATTTTAATAGGTCTTGACTAgaaattgttaaatatatttctaaatgttttccaaggaaaataagtaaaatttcccatttttgcAAACACCTTCCTTTGATCTTTTCACACAGTTATGTTGAGGTTCCAAAGGAACTCATATATCCCAGACCTAACACTTTCCTCTTGATATCTTCATTTGTAGGCTGTTTAGGGATTTACTCTTAAACTTTTCAGAGTCCTATAGGCACATATAGGGTTTCTAGTACATCTTTCTACTACCCTGGATCACTCTCTGTAGAGTTCACTTCTACAAATTCCTTCTGAGCTGTTGAACCACTGATTGTTACCAATGATGTCTCTTTTGGTCTCTTGCCAAGCCCAGATAGATACAACATCTGCTCTGCAGCTGTGTTATCAAGTCCCCTGGAATGATTACttcattatggtttttttttttaatttattttttgatacaagTTCTTTCCATCTTGCTAATAAAGATTCATCAAGGGAGATGAGCAACTTTCTTGGCTGGGACATAAGGAGTGAATATGCAAAAACTGAAATTAAGTTCCAAAAGATTTTCCATAGGAAAAAGTGCGAGATGAAGTGAAATGGTTGGAAAATCATCTCAGGAAGTATGgaaggtttatttttttggcgGGGGGAAGTATAATAAGTTACTTCATGAGCATTGAATGAGTTTCAATTAATTCATGAAAGTTGAGTCATTGCAGAAAGGACAAGGGATATTTTGCTAGAAGTTGGAGATTTTTAGAGTCTTATTTTTGCAATGAACTGATCACCTTCTTCCTATGAGTTATATATGGACTGTATTTCTGGTCACTGGGCTCAATGCCTTATTGAGACAAGTACACTTGTGCCACAGTCACATTTTAATTACAAAGATCGTAGGAAGAGGATGGCTCTACACATATagaagtgtgcatgtgtgtttttctgAGGAATTGTTTTCTCAAATGAAAGATGTCTAGGAGAAACTTGTGCTAGCAGAACTAAGCTAGCACAAGTAgaattaatcttttattttataatggctGGTTTTCTGAAAAATGTGTGAAACTATTAGTAGCTTATTAAAATCACCAGGAAAGGTAAAAAGACAGTaaggaatttagaaaaaataatgcattgaatttttttctctgaatgtaTCTACCCAATCAACCTATCAACTCTTAATCTTTGtgaatgtttgttttatatcactgattaggaaaacaaaaatctatgTGTTTTTTATAATCTTTCACTGActtatatggaatatatatactTGAGGCAGGAGAATCTTTGTGTTTGCTAAGCACAAACTTATTCATCTTTCTCAATGTAAATGTCTCTGTGTAGTTATTTAACTGTTGTCTCTCAGCTGTAATTCACCATTCTCTACTTTATATATAACTTAGGTTGAGATcttgaaaattacattttcttgaaTCATAATTGGTTCATCTGTTCAATGATAAAGAGTGTCTTAGAAAATCAGTCCTAATATCAAGGCCAGCCTGATAGGCTACAAATCCAATTTCAGCGCAACTATATTATATCATGGCCAAGATCAGAGAAATTCCCTAATTCTGCCTTGGTTTAAGCTTTCCCACAGTGTACtcaaaagatgtatatatatatatatagatagatagataggtatatatatgtatgtatatatatatgtacgtatgttTATATAGGAGACAATGAtgaatgggaaataaaaacataccgATTTATTATTATTGGTTGAATTTATGCCTGAAACTTAAGTGCAGATCTCTCCGTAAATTCAGCTGGAATACATGGCCTAGTTTGAAGGCTGAAGGGGCTTTGTTTTCTTGCTAAAGCCAGCCCCAAATCCAAAGATCTTATCTCTTTCCTGCAAGTTACATATGACTAAAGAGGGGAGCTAAAATTAaccaagggtgtgtgtgtgtttgtgtgtgtgtgtgtgtttgtgcatgcatgtgtgtgaaaagaggaaggagagcaaGATGTTTAGTTTTAACCCATGAGCACAGGCCCAAAGCCAAATTAATTCTTTGGTCacgtgaaaaaataaaaagagcaagaaTAAAATGCCAGAAGGAGAATCATTCTAGTATACATAACCTTCTAACAAACAGTGATCCTACCCACTTGTGAGTGTTCTGCTATCTGACTCAAAATGATGGTATCCACAAgtcttggaaaagaacaaagcaaaagtTGGGAGTTTTTCTTGTTCCCCCTCCCTCAACACCATATTACATCAGGATAGGGATTAACTATACCATATGATATAAAGGACATTTACCTCATACTTATCAGTATACCTTTTCTACAGATGTCACATGGTTTAGCCTACTGTTGAAGATGAATACTTATGCATTCTGAACTCCATTAATTAAGAAAGTCATAGTCGTCACAAAGGGTCACGTGAGAGCATTGCAGGAGTATTAAAAAAGGAAGTGAGTGATGTGGAATCAGTATTAATTCTACTCAGTAATAggaaagacattttaattttctgagtgtcagttttctcatctataaaaagtaGATTATAATATACACCTCCAAGGGATGCTCTAAAGTTCAAATATggtgacattttaaaacagaagCCCATAAGTGCAAATTTGAACAATTAACACATTAAACTGATTCACATTAAGGGTTAtcagtttatttccttttcatgagATGACTTGATAGGCTAGAAGTCTGGGCTGAGCAATGGGcccaaggaaaaagagaaattggtggccaaagaaattaaatttgttttggtCTCTGTGACCTTCAGGCCCCACCCTCAGGAAGTCTCAAGCttcagagaaatggaagaaatgcaGTAGGCTTACATTCTTAGCAGACAAGCTCAGCATTCCACAATAAAAGAGGGCCCATGAATAAAACATCcagttccttccctcttccttcaacCCCTGAAAGTGTATAAGTCACTGATGAGGAGACTGGTGGAAGAAAAGACTAAGAAATGAAATGATTCGGTCAGAAGACCTTTATTTACAAGTTgatcttgaaaaaaatatataaagcaagtaAGCAGCTCTCTCCATGGAGCTCCTTGTTTGCTCTCCTTTCTGTAGGAAGGAGAGATAAGTAAAATGTCTAATTCAAATTCTGGCCTGAAATGCACATGACAACTCCCGAGATTCATGAAACAGAAACTGTTTGCTCTTTACACAGATTTTTCTATTTGGTTACTATTTAATAAAATGGGTTTAAGCTTAGCCTGCCTTTCTTGACCACTCTGCGTAATTTTAGGTCTTCTCTTTAACCTATGCCCTTGTGAATATCTTTAAGGAATGCTGACCAAATTTAGATTTGTACCAgtgtataaaaaaattagaaaaacccCCAGCTCCCAGTAATAGAAACACAGAGGTGGAAAACTTTTtgcataattttcttatttgagCATTAATTAGATATAACTTATGCACCAAAAATTATAACTTTacaaatgttatctcatttaaaaactgTGATCTGACTATACTGAAAGACTGAGACTCAGGAAACATCCAGAAAAGGGAGAGATATAGAGACAGGAGAGTTAGGGTTGTACAATAATTTGTAGGATTGGTTTCCATTCTGGCTGAGATTGGGTAATGGTATTTGCCAGAGCCTAAAATTCTGAACATATAATTGTATTCCTACATCGTAATGTTAGCCATCCATCATTTTTCCATCAATTGAAAAAACTTCAATAGGCAATAATTTATGTGATCATGGCAAgaagctattattttttatttttatatttggaaacaaaTGAGAAATGATCTCTGTTCTTGAACACTGTTCTCAATTGCTTGATCATTTTTGCTCAGGGAATTTTTTCCCACATACTTTGTGTTTTATTACTTGAAAAGAGCAGAATCTAGATTAATGTCGTGGCAGAGAAATTGTTCTTCCCACAACTCTTTGAAGAGCTGATTTGAACTCTTTATTTCTCAAGCTGTAAATCATAGGATTGAACAATGGAGTTAGGATAGTGTAAGATACTGATATGAGAGCATCCTGGCTTGAGGAGTAGTTGGACTTAGGCCTTAAGTAGATAAAGGAGGCACAGCCATAATGGACAATGACAATAATGAGGTGAGAAGCACAGGTGGAAAAAGCTTTGTACCTGCCTAATGTGGAAGGAAACTGGAGTATAGCAGAGATGATGTGAATATAGGATACCAAAATCAATAACAGGGGGATAACCAGGACCAATGCACAGAGCATGATAATGACAAACTGACTAAAGTGGGTATGGTGGGATGCCACCTTGAGAACAGGAGAAATGTCACAGAAGAAGTGGTGTAGTTGGTTGGAGGAGTGAAAGGGCAGGTGAAATACCAAGGATGTGATGATCTCTGCAATAGTAAAACCACAGAGACAGGCAACAGCCACAAGTCCCACACACATCCCATGTCCCATGAGCACTGTGTACCGCAGAGGGTTACAGATGGCCACATAGCGATCATAACCCATGGCTGCCAGCAGGAAGGAGTGCGAGCAACctaagaagaggaaggaaaacatctGGATAGAACAGCCCAAGAAGGAGATGGTCTTCTTCTGTGCTAGCAGGTCAACCAGCATCTTGGGTACAATGACGAAGGTGTAGCAAGTCTCAGAGCAGGAGAGTCCAGCAAGGAAGAAGTACATAGGGGTGTGGAGGGCTCTTTCCAGCACAATGGTGGAAATGATGATGGCATTGGTGCCCAGGGTGAACATATAGACGAGCAGGAAGACAACGAACAGCAGCCGCTGCAGCCCAGCCAGAGATGAGAAGCCGAGGAAGACAAACTCTCTCACCAAGGTCTCATTGACCCACTCCATGGAAGGCAGATCATCAGGAGACAATCTGAGAGAGAAGACAGTGCCAAGAAAACCCCCTGAAAATTAGAAGAATCATTAGAATGATCATTATATTGATCATCATAGCGTGTGTTCTCAGATTCTGAGTTCTAACTCATTCCTCCTCTTTCCAGTTTTTGTAAGACATGAAGAAGTatctaaaattattcaaagtGTGCATCCAACTTTGAGTCTCCCCAGTATTTTTAACACCATAGGAAAACTTTTTTGACATTTCCCAGATTTAACTATCCCTTCATCTCCATTCCCAGGATGAGGCTGCTATTAAAATTCTCAGCCTCTCACGCTGTTTACTCTGCAAAGCTAGTCCATTCAATTTTATTACCTTCATATTCTCCCACTTTCCTGCAGCTGCAAAATAAATCATCTGAATGCACTCACTTATAGATTACTTTATTTATGACTTTATATATAATCTTCAATAGTTTCTCATTATCCCTCTGCTTATACCTAAATGTCTACTCTCAGTTTAATCTCTCCATAATCTAGACCTACATTCTATCTAACTCTTTTTGCCTTACTTCCTGACTTGGATCATCAACTCCACCGTCTTAAATGCTCATTAAGCTGACTCTTGCTTCTGTATACGTATTCTGTTCCCAAATCTGGAAAACGTTCTCCAAGATGGAATACTTCTACACATCCTCCAATGCCTATCTCAGATTCTTTCTTCCTGCAGACAGAACCACAATCTTTCTTCAAGCCTCTTGTCCATTTTTATCACCTTTCATTAATGCCTACAAAAATCACCTTATGGTTATCTTTCCCATCACCATTCTCACAACTCTTCAGTCCATCTTTCCCCTGATGTCAGACTGATCTTCTGAAATATAAATTGTATCCTATTGCTCACCTCTTCAAAAATTTTACTCATGGCTATAGCACAAAGTGCAGTCTTTATGGTTTTTAAGGTCTCGTTTGGGAGCTAAACTATGTTTCAGTGTTTATTCATAGACATTATGGGATGCATCGCTATTGTGCAATATGTTGTATTCTTCCTTGCCTCTATTCTTTGCTCATGTTAGTTTGTTAACCATTTTCTTCTCTACAAATATTTTACCATTATTCTGAAGCCTCAACCAAGTCTATTTTTCTGGGAAGCTTCCTTGGTATGTCCTCATAAAGGAGTTGTTTCTTCCTCAGAATTCACATAAGACATTGATTGCCAATttgatttgttgtttatttaattttgaaatagggtgttgtttttttcttttccattaaattttataCTCTTAAGGGTAAGAAGAGAGTcataagcatttttatttaaattctccTCAGCATCTAGAACCATTTTAATTGCCTAAtagtttttcaataaaaattgtcatataaataaaaaaagcTAACTTGGTATGTTGTTACGTACCACAT is part of the Balaenoptera musculus isolate JJ_BM4_2016_0621 chromosome 1, mBalMus1.pri.v3, whole genome shotgun sequence genome and encodes:
- the LOC118883582 gene encoding olfactory receptor 10K2, which encodes MEWVNETLVREFVFLGFSSLAGLQRLLFVVFLLVYMFTLGTNAIIISTIVLERALHTPMYFFLAGLSCSETCYTFVIVPKMLVDLLAQKKTISFLGCSIQMFSFLFLGCSHSFLLAAMGYDRYVAICNPLRYTVLMGHGMCVGLVAVACLCGFTIAEIITSLVFHLPFHSSNQLHHFFCDISPVLKVASHHTHFSQFVIIMLCALVLVIPLLLILVSYIHIISAILQFPSTLGRYKAFSTCASHLIIVIVHYGCASFIYLRPKSNYSSSQDALISVSYTILTPLFNPMIYSLRNKEFKSALQRVVGRTISLPRH